Proteins from one Mycobacterium adipatum genomic window:
- the fgd gene encoding glucose-6-phosphate dehydrogenase (coenzyme-F420): MAELKLGYKASAEQFAPRELVELAVAAEAHGMDSATVSDHFQPWRHEGGHAPFSLAWMTAVGERTQRLQLGTSVLTPTFRYNPAVIAQAFATMGCLYPGRIFLGVGTGEALNEIATGYEGEWPEFKERYARLRESVRLMRELWLGDRVDFDGEYYKTKGASIYDVPEGGIPIYIAAGGPQVAKYAGRAGDGFICTSGKGEELYKDKLIPAMREGAEAAGKNPDDVDRMIEIKISYDTDPELALENTRFWAPLSLTAEQKHSIDDPIEMEKAADALPIEQVAKRWIVASDPDEAVAKVKDYVDWGLNHLVFHAPGHDQRRFLELFKRDLEPRLRTLA, encoded by the coding sequence GTGGCTGAACTCAAACTGGGATACAAGGCGTCGGCGGAACAGTTCGCCCCGCGCGAGCTCGTCGAATTGGCCGTGGCGGCCGAGGCACACGGGATGGACAGTGCGACCGTCAGTGATCATTTCCAGCCGTGGCGCCACGAGGGCGGCCATGCCCCGTTCTCACTGGCCTGGATGACCGCCGTCGGCGAGCGCACCCAGCGGCTGCAGTTGGGCACCTCGGTGCTCACCCCGACCTTCCGGTACAACCCGGCGGTCATCGCCCAGGCGTTCGCCACCATGGGGTGCCTGTACCCGGGTCGGATCTTCCTCGGTGTCGGGACCGGTGAGGCGCTCAACGAGATCGCCACCGGCTACGAGGGCGAGTGGCCGGAGTTCAAGGAGCGTTACGCGCGGCTGCGCGAATCGGTGCGGCTGATGCGCGAGCTGTGGCTGGGCGACCGGGTCGACTTCGACGGCGAGTACTACAAGACCAAGGGCGCGTCGATCTACGACGTTCCCGAGGGCGGGATCCCGATCTATATCGCCGCGGGCGGACCGCAGGTGGCCAAGTACGCCGGCCGCGCCGGCGACGGGTTCATCTGCACCTCCGGTAAGGGCGAAGAGCTCTACAAGGACAAGCTCATCCCGGCCATGCGCGAGGGCGCCGAAGCCGCCGGCAAGAACCCCGACGATGTCGACCGGATGATCGAGATCAAGATCTCCTACGACACCGATCCCGAACTGGCGTTGGAGAACACCCGGTTCTGGGCACCGCTGTCATTGACGGCCGAGCAGAAGCATTCCATCGACGACCCGATCGAGATGGAGAAGGCCGCCGACGCGTTGCCCATCGAGCAGGTGGCCAAGCGTTGGATCGTCGCCTCCGATCCCGACGAGGCGGTCGCCAAGGTCAAGGACTATGTCGACTGGGGCCTCAATCATCTGGTGTTCCACGCGCCCGGCCATGACCAGCGCCGATTCCTGGAGCTGTTCAAACGGGATCTGGAGCCACGGTTGCGCACGCTAGCGTGA
- a CDS encoding GntR family transcriptional regulator: MEETPGGAVAEDVRRRILSMLSSGALRPGSRLGTEREMAEQFAVSRATLRSALLPLSQAGVLERRTGRAGGTFIRADVVQRNAAERAGLPALLQDGGHTSHTKVLATDTRPATDAESTALSIPENAPVVVIRRLRYADGVPLSVDMSCFSADQVGDLLEQPLGGSLYELLRIRYGLVPAETDETIEVVSASPREAQWLGIAQRKPLLAITRVARCEAGRPFEYAYDLFRADRVRLTASSSTGITLACATVAPDPV; the protein is encoded by the coding sequence ATGGAGGAAACACCGGGGGGTGCGGTCGCAGAGGATGTACGCCGGCGGATTCTGTCCATGCTGTCCAGCGGTGCGCTGCGCCCGGGCTCCCGGCTGGGCACCGAACGGGAGATGGCCGAGCAGTTCGCGGTGTCCCGCGCGACGCTGCGCAGCGCACTGCTGCCGTTGAGTCAGGCCGGCGTGCTGGAGCGACGCACCGGTCGGGCCGGAGGAACCTTCATCCGTGCAGATGTGGTGCAGCGCAACGCCGCCGAGCGGGCCGGACTGCCGGCACTACTGCAGGACGGCGGTCACACCAGCCATACCAAGGTACTGGCCACCGACACCAGACCGGCGACCGACGCGGAATCCACCGCACTGAGCATCCCCGAGAACGCGCCGGTCGTCGTGATCCGTCGGCTGCGCTACGCCGACGGGGTGCCGCTGTCGGTCGACATGTCCTGTTTCAGCGCCGACCAGGTCGGCGATCTGCTCGAGCAGCCGCTGGGCGGGTCGCTCTACGAGCTGCTGCGGATCCGCTACGGACTGGTGCCCGCCGAGACCGACGAGACCATTGAGGTCGTCAGCGCCAGCCCGCGGGAGGCGCAATGGCTGGGCATCGCCCAGCGCAAACCGTTGCTCGCCATCACCCGGGTGGCCCGCTGCGAAGCGGGCAGACCGTTCGAGTACGCCTACGACCTGTTCCGCGCGGACCGGGTCCGACTCACCGCGTCCAGCAGCACCGGGATCACGCTAGCGTGCGCAACCGTGGCTCCAGATCCCGTTTGA
- a CDS encoding phosphotransferase enzyme family protein, with amino-acid sequence MPGLPSDHESFARAALPAYGRAADTELRLLSLSENATYLVGGDEPFVLRVHRPDYHSRQAIESELAWMSALRHQTSVRTPELVTARSGEKVVTAAVGDRTLHVDAVSHIAGCTAEDATDIVGFADLGELAAQMHEHALAWPQPSGFTRFRWDVDTMVGPAGRWGDWRAAAGLTRTEQETIERALSVLAQRLDEFGTGPDRFGLVHADLRLANLMVDPNTPGSGITVIDFDDCGWSWHLADLGAVVSFIEDTPVAETIVEQWLRGYQNVRTLPGDHQALISTFVMLRRIQLTAWIASHADADAATTIGPEFVSGTAQLAQRYLTDASWMS; translated from the coding sequence ATGCCGGGATTACCTTCTGACCACGAGAGCTTCGCCCGCGCGGCGCTACCCGCCTACGGTCGCGCCGCGGACACCGAGCTCCGGCTGCTGAGCCTGTCGGAAAATGCCACCTACCTGGTCGGCGGCGACGAACCGTTCGTGCTGCGGGTGCACCGGCCCGACTACCACTCCAGGCAGGCGATCGAGTCCGAGCTCGCCTGGATGTCCGCCCTGCGCCACCAGACGTCGGTCCGCACCCCCGAGCTGGTGACCGCGCGTAGCGGGGAGAAGGTCGTCACCGCCGCGGTCGGAGACCGGACGCTGCATGTCGACGCCGTCAGCCATATCGCCGGGTGCACCGCCGAGGATGCCACCGATATCGTCGGGTTCGCCGACCTCGGTGAACTCGCCGCCCAGATGCACGAACATGCGTTGGCATGGCCGCAGCCGAGCGGGTTCACCCGATTCCGGTGGGATGTGGACACCATGGTCGGCCCCGCCGGACGATGGGGAGACTGGCGTGCGGCGGCGGGCTTGACCCGCACCGAGCAGGAGACGATCGAGCGGGCACTGTCCGTCCTCGCGCAGCGGCTCGACGAGTTCGGCACCGGCCCGGACCGATTCGGGTTGGTGCACGCCGACCTGCGACTGGCCAACCTGATGGTCGATCCGAACACCCCCGGCTCCGGTATCACCGTGATCGACTTCGACGACTGCGGCTGGTCCTGGCACCTGGCCGATCTCGGCGCCGTGGTGTCCTTCATCGAGGACACCCCGGTGGCCGAGACCATCGTCGAACAATGGTTGCGCGGGTATCAGAACGTGCGCACCCTGCCGGGCGACCACCAGGCCCTGATATCGACCTTCGTGATGCTGCGCCGCATCCAGCTGACGGCCTGGATCGCCTCGCACGCCGACGCCGACGCCGCAACCACCATAGGACCCGAATTTGTCAGTGGCACAGCCCAACTGGCGCAGCGCTACCTTACCGACGCATCGTGGATGAGCTGA
- the fabG gene encoding 3-oxoacyl-ACP reductase FabG, giving the protein MFDLVGRSVLVTGGSKGIGRGIASVFARAGANVAIAARSAGSLDEAVAEVDDLGDGTVIGVRVDVSDRGSCDEMAAAAVEAFGGLDVLCANAGIFPDAPLATMTPAQLDEIMGINVHGTFFAVQACLDALTASGTGRIVLTSSITGPITGYPGWSHYGATKAAQLGFMRTAAIELAPHGITVNAILPGNILTEGLLDNGEDYLASMARSIPAGALGTPEDIGHLAAFLATREAAYITGQAIAVDGGQVLPESLDAIIT; this is encoded by the coding sequence ATGTTCGACCTAGTGGGACGTTCGGTCCTGGTGACCGGCGGGAGCAAGGGAATCGGGCGGGGCATCGCCTCGGTGTTCGCCCGCGCGGGAGCCAATGTCGCGATCGCCGCGCGCTCGGCAGGCAGTCTGGACGAGGCCGTCGCCGAGGTGGACGATCTCGGCGACGGCACGGTGATCGGGGTACGGGTCGATGTCAGCGACCGCGGGTCCTGCGACGAGATGGCCGCCGCCGCCGTCGAGGCCTTCGGCGGGCTGGATGTGTTGTGCGCCAATGCCGGCATCTTCCCCGACGCACCGCTGGCCACCATGACACCCGCGCAGCTCGACGAAATCATGGGCATCAACGTGCACGGGACGTTCTTCGCGGTGCAGGCCTGCCTGGACGCGTTGACCGCGTCGGGGACGGGACGGATCGTGCTGACCTCCTCGATCACCGGACCCATCACCGGTTACCCCGGGTGGTCGCATTACGGCGCCACCAAGGCCGCCCAACTGGGTTTCATGCGGACCGCCGCGATCGAGCTGGCACCTCACGGGATCACCGTCAATGCCATCCTGCCGGGCAACATCCTGACCGAGGGCCTGCTCGACAACGGCGAGGACTACCTCGCGAGCATGGCCCGATCGATTCCCGCCGGCGCGCTGGGCACCCCGGAGGACATCGGCCATCTCGCGGCATTCCTGGCCACCAGGGAGGCCGCCTACATCACCGGTCAGGCCATCGCGGTGGACGGTGGCCAGGTGCTACCCGAGTCCCTGGATGCGATCATCACCTGA